The Suncus etruscus isolate mSunEtr1 chromosome 14, mSunEtr1.pri.cur, whole genome shotgun sequence genome contains a region encoding:
- the DPEP1 gene encoding dipeptidase 1 codes for MHLACWLWILVAICAADEFREKAQNIMRNTPVIDGHNDLPWQLLKQFNNRLQDPRADLNRLENTHTNIPKLRAGFVGGQFWSAYTPCDTQNKDAVKRTLEQIDVIHRMCGLYPETFACVTSSAGLKEAFQKGKVASLVGVEGGHSLDSSLGVLRSLYHLGMRYMTLTHSCNTPWADNWLVDDGSDKAQSNGLSPFGQSVVREMNRLGVIVDLAHVSLATMQAALQLSKAPVIFSHSSAFSVCPHRRNVPDNVLQLVKQKGGLVMVNFYNDYVSCQKEANLSQVADHLDHIKKVAGPNAVGFGGDFDGVSRLPSGLEDVSKYPDLIAELLRRGWTETEVQGALALNLLRVFQDVERVSDHTQPPEEEPISLDKLEASCRTNYGYSAAPHTNHLSGVLLASLGLLLLSLYVL; via the exons ATGCACCTCGCCTGCTGGCTCTGGATCCTTGTGGCCATTTGTGCTGCTGATGAGTTCAGGGAGAAGGCGCAGAATATCATGAGGAACACACCGGTCATCGATGG ACACAACGACCTGCCGTGGCAGCTGCTGAAGCAATTTAACAACCGACTGCAGGACCCCAGGGCTGACCTGAACCGCCTGGAGAACACACACACCAACATCCCCAAGCTTAGGGCCGGCTTTGTGGGTGGCCAG TTCTGGTCTGCGTACACCCCCTGCGATACTCAGAACAAAGATGCTGTGAAGAGGACCTTGGAGCAGATCGATGTAATCCACCGCATGTGTGGCTTGTACCCCGAAACCTTTGCCTGTGTCACCAGCAGCGCAGGT CTCAAGGAGGCCTTCCAGAAAGGCAAAGTGGCCAGCCTGGTGGGCGTGGAGGGTGGCCACTCCCTGGACAGCAGTCTGGGGGTGCTGCGGTCACTCTACCATCTGGGTATGCGCTACATGACACTGACCCACAGCTGCAACACACCCTG GGCCGACAACTGGCTGGTAGATGACGGGTCTGACAAGGCCCAGAGCAATGGCCTGTCTCCCTTTGGGCAG AGCGTGGTAAGGGAGATGAACCGGCTGGGCGTCATTGTGGACCTGGCCCACGTGTCCCTGGCCACCATGCAGGCAGCCCTGCAACTGTCCAAAGCCCCAGTCATCTTCAGCCACTCTTCAGCCTTCTCTGTGTGTCCCCACCGCCGCAATGTGCCAGACAACGTGCTGCAGCTAGTG AAGCAGAAGGGTGGCCTGGTGATGGTGAACTTCTACAATGATTATGTTTCCTGCCAGAAGGAAGCCAACTTATCCCAGGTGGCAG ACCATCTGGACCACATCAAGAAGGTGGCAGGACCCAACGCTGTGGGCTTTGGTGGGGACTTTGACGGGGTTTCCAG GCTGCCTTCGGGCCTAGAGGACGTGTCCAAGTACCCAGACCTTATTGCTGAGCTGTTACGGAGAGGATGGACGGAAACAGAGGTGCAGGGAGCCCTAGCATTGAACTTGCTCAGAGTCTTTCAGGATGTAGAGCGG GTGAGTGACCACACCCAGCCCCCTGAGGAGGAGCCCATTTCCCTGGACAAGCTGGAGGCTTCCTGCAGGACCAACTATGGCTACTCCGCTGCCCCCCACACCAACCATCTGTCAGGGGTCCTATTGGCCTCTCTCGGGCTCCTCCTTCTCAGCCTGTATGTGCTGTGA
- the CHMP1A gene encoding charged multivesicular body protein 1a: MDDTLFQLKFTAKQLEKLAKKAEKDSKAEQAKVKKALQQKNVECARVYAENAIRKKNEGVNWLRMSSRVDAVASKVQTAVTMKGVTKNMAQVTKALDRALSSMDLQKVSAVMDKFEQQVQNLDVHTSVMEDSMSSATTLTTPQEQVDSLIVQIAEENGLEVLDQLSQLPEGASAVGESSVRSQEDQLSRRLAALRN; this comes from the exons ATGGACG ACACCCTGTTTCAGTTGAAG TTCACAGCCAAGCAGCTGGAGAAACTAGCCAAGAAGGCAGAAAAAGACTCCAAAGCGGAGCAGGCCAAAGTGAAGAAG GCCCTTCAGCAGAAAAACGTAGAGTGTGCCCGTGTGTACGCCGAGAATGCCATTCGCAAGAAGAATGAAGGTGTGAACTGGCTCCGAATGTCGTCCCGTGTGGATGCTGTGGCTTCCAAGGTGCAGACGGCCGTGACCATGAAGGGG GTGACCAAGAACATGGCCCAGGTGACCAAAGCCCTGGACAGGGCCCTGAGCTCTATGGATCTACAGAAGGTTTCTGCGGTAATGGACAAGTTCGAGCAGCAGGTGCAGAACCTGGATGTACACACATCG GTGATGGAAGACTCCATGAGCTCGGCGACCACGCTGACCACACCACAGGAGCAGGTGGATAGCCTCATCGTGCAGATTGCCGAGGAGAATGGCCTTGAGGTGCTGGACCAGCTCAGCCAGCTGCCTGAGGGTGCTTCGGCAGTGGGCGAGAGCTCTGTGCGTAGCCAGGAGGACCAGCTGTCACGGAG GCTGGCCGCCCTGAGGAATTAG